The DNA region ATCGAGGACTGAGTTGCGTCAGCGGACGGTGGCCGAAATCGGAAGGCGTGGAACGAGCCAGTCATGCGCCTGGGCTGACCGCAGGCGCGACGGCGCCTCATCGCGCTGGTGTCGGGATGCGCTGTGGCGGAGTGGATTTCAGGTATGACTATGAGAGATCAACCGGTCCGTCAGGATGACTCCGTACATGCCATCGGGGACTGGGCCGGCGGTTATGTGCGCCGCCATCCGATGGCGTCGCTGGGTACCGTCGGAGATCAGTTCGTCCTGGGCGTGCGCACGCTGCAGTACTTCTTCATCGATCTGTTCACCGGACGATTCCAATGGCAGGAGTTCATCCGGCAGGGCGCGTTCATGGCAGGCACCTCTGTACTGCCAACGGTGTTGGTGGCGTTGCCGATCGGGGTGACGTTGTCGATCCAGTTCGCGCTGCTGGCCGGGCAGGTCGGTGCGACGTCGTTGGCCGGGGCGGCCAGCGGGTTGGCGGTGATCCGTCAGGCCGCGTCACTGGTGGCCGCGATCCTGATGGCCGCCGCCGTCGGGTCAGCGATCACTGCAGACCTGGGCTCCCGCAAGATGCGCGAGGAGACCGACGCGATGGAAGTCATGGGCGTCTCGGTGATCCGGCGGTTGGTGGTGCCGCGCTTCGCTGCCGCGATCATGATCGGCGTGGCGCTGACCGGTGTGGTGTGCTTCGTGGGCTTCTTGGCCAGCTATCTGTTCAACGTGTACTTCCAGAACGGTGCGCCGGGCAGCTTCGTGGCCACCTTCGCCTCCTTCACCACGACCGGCGACATGGTCGTCGCACTGGTCAAGGCGGTGATCTTCGGCGCGATCGTGGCCGTGGTGGCCTGCCAGAAAGGTCTGTCCACCCAAGGCGGGCCGACCGGAGTGGCGAACTCGGTCAACGCGGCTGTCGTGGAGTCCATTCTGGTGCTCATGGTGGTCAACGTCGGGATCAGCCAGCTCTACATCATGATGTTCCCCCGGGTCGGCCTGTAAACCATCGCGGCCTCGACATTCTCCCCGGCCGTGCTCGGCGGGGTGCGGCGCGCGTACCGCGCGACGACGGCACCGATCATCCGGCTCGGGCACATGCTGGTGTTCTTCGTCCGTGCCCTCGCCGGGATTCCGGTGGCGTTCCGGCACTACCGCAAAGAGTTCGTCCGGCTGCTCTCCGACATCGCTTGGGGCAACGGCTCGTTGGTTGTCGGCGGTGGAACCGCCGGGGTCGCTGTCGTGCTCGGCATCACCGTCGGCGCGCTGGTCGGGATCGAGGGCTACAACTTTCTCGACCTTCTCGGGCTGGGACCGGCGACGGGGATCATCTCGTCGCTGGTCAACACCAGAGAGCTGGCGCCGATCGCGGCGTCGCTGGCCTTCGCCACCCAGGCGGGGTGCCGGTTCACCGCGCAGCTGGGCTCGATGCGCATCGCCGAGGAGATCGATGCGCTGGAATCCCTTGGTATCCGGCCTATTCCGTACCTGGTGACGACGCGATTGATGGCCTCGGTGATCGCGGTCATCCCGCTCTACGTCGCCTGCCTGGCCGTGAGCTACCTGACCACCCAGATCGTCGTCCAGATCATCAGCGGCGGCTCGACCGGGTCCTACCTGCACTATTTCACGCTGATGTTGTCCGGCCAGGACATCGTTTATTCGGTGATCAAGACCGTCATCTTCGTCTGGATCGCGTCGACGGTCCAGTGCTACTACGGGTTCTACGCCAGCGGCGGACCGGTCGGGGTCGGGGTCGCCGCCGGGCACGCCATGCGCGCCAGTATCACCGTCGTGATCATGGTGAACATGCTGCTCACCATGGCGCTGTGGTCGGTGGACGCCGGGGCGAGGTTCGGGGGCTGAATGGCGAACTCCTTTGAAATGGACGGGCGCGGTCCCACCGACCGGCAGCTTCTGGGCAGCGGTCTGGCTCTGCTGGTCGTCGTCGCGTTGGTCACCGCAACACTGTTGGTCAAGTCGACCGGACGCCTGGAGCCGGTGATCCGGGTGATGGCCGCGATGGTCAACGTCGGTGACGGTCTGCCGCAGCGCTCCGACGTGAAGTATCACGGTGTGCTCGTCGGTGCGGTCACCGGCGTCACCCCGGCAGCGCACGGCGACCCCAACTTCGTCCACATCGATCTCAAACGCGAATACGCCGGCTCGATCCCGGCCGGGGTGACCGCACGGGTGGTGCCCAGCAACGTCTTCGCGGTGTCCTCGGTGCAACTCGTGGACCCCGGCGGCACGAGCGCCGGCGCGCCGATCGAGGCCGGTGCGGTCATCCCGGAGGACACCGAGCTTCCGACCGTGCTGTTTCAGACCACGATCAGCAAGTTGCGCGACATCCTCGCCGCGACCGGCCGAGGCCGTGAGGACCACACGATCGGCATTCTTGCTGCGGTCAACGCAGCCACCCAGGGCCGTCGTACCGAATTGTTGACCAGTGGTGCGCAGTTGAATCGGATGGTCGACGAACTCGACCAGATCATCGCCACCGAACCGGGTCCGACCACGGTGTCGGCACTGGTCGAGGCGACTCGCGGTCTGGCACAGACCGCACCCGATCTCGTCGACGCGCTGCACCAGGCAGTCCAGCCGATGCGCACGCTGGTCGAACAGGACGCTCAGTTGACCTCGCTGGTCAACGGGGGCATCCACACGGTGGGGACCACCCACACGGCGCTGCACAACCACACCGACCGCCTGGTACAGATCACCACCGAGCTGACCCCGGTGATCGGTTCGCTGGCCAACACCTCGCACCACTGGTTGCCCGCTTTCGTGAAGCTCAACGGC from Mycobacterium sp. SMC-4 includes:
- a CDS encoding ABC transporter permease — translated: MTMRDQPVRQDDSVHAIGDWAGGYVRRHPMASLGTVGDQFVLGVRTLQYFFIDLFTGRFQWQEFIRQGAFMAGTSVLPTVLVALPIGVTLSIQFALLAGQVGATSLAGAASGLAVIRQAASLVAAILMAAAVGSAITADLGSRKMREETDAMEVMGVSVIRRLVVPRFAAAIMIGVALTGVVCFVGFLASYLFNVYFQNGAPGSFVATFASFTTTGDMVVALVKAVIFGAIVAVVACQKGLSTQGGPTGVANSVNAAVVESILVLMVVNVGISQLYIMMFPRVGL
- a CDS encoding ABC transporter permease, which codes for MAASTFSPAVLGGVRRAYRATTAPIIRLGHMLVFFVRALAGIPVAFRHYRKEFVRLLSDIAWGNGSLVVGGGTAGVAVVLGITVGALVGIEGYNFLDLLGLGPATGIISSLVNTRELAPIAASLAFATQAGCRFTAQLGSMRIAEEIDALESLGIRPIPYLVTTRLMASVIAVIPLYVACLAVSYLTTQIVVQIISGGSTGSYLHYFTLMLSGQDIVYSVIKTVIFVWIASTVQCYYGFYASGGPVGVGVAAGHAMRASITVVIMVNMLLTMALWSVDAGARFGG
- a CDS encoding MlaD family protein — its product is MANSFEMDGRGPTDRQLLGSGLALLVVVALVTATLLVKSTGRLEPVIRVMAAMVNVGDGLPQRSDVKYHGVLVGAVTGVTPAAHGDPNFVHIDLKREYAGSIPAGVTARVVPSNVFAVSSVQLVDPGGTSAGAPIEAGAVIPEDTELPTVLFQTTISKLRDILAATGRGREDHTIGILAAVNAATQGRRTELLTSGAQLNRMVDELDQIIATEPGPTTVSALVEATRGLAQTAPDLVDALHQAVQPMRTLVEQDAQLTSLVNGGIHTVGTTHTALHNHTDRLVQITTELTPVIGSLANTSHHWLPAFVKLNGLSDKFFDEVWIHEQDIGNMRVNLSFTPSYSYTRADCPQYAGLKGPSCFTAPLVPTRASLPDQLLPQNYQPPPDLAPPAGTEIGPNGNLIAVGPPLVNPYPNLADPNPALPPWMSPSAPVPGTANPDLVPTPQPPVPLSPLAPVAPRPPHMPPRPPAPGPPAAPASFGGNVGPVGSNQERDLLGVVTGRPATVATQLLLGPVARGTTVSISENSEETR